The following proteins come from a genomic window of Streptomyces liliiviolaceus:
- a CDS encoding lysylphosphatidylglycerol synthase transmembrane domain-containing protein — MSSLPLESVPRALPTPAPAPPLSPVPSPDPGPSRLPAVGRPVRWAVTLLPLALIAAWAAADWRTVRDGSARLAAADPWWLLAAVLCTCLGWVAAACVRQGAIPDRLPPGPLLASQFAAGAANHVLPASIGAHAVTLRFLQGRGIPLARATASLALYSLVRPIAKTMVLLVFVVAYPDLLHLGELVPDERTMALVAGSVAAGFGAAALLVTTVRPLRRPALDCVRTALTDVRLLHRRPARIAALWGGAVATPLLQGSVIATVGFSLGLPLSWAQVVLALLLASTAVGAVPAPGGIGPVDAALVFTMVAFGAPVGIAAATVVGYRVLTVWIPLLPGALVLSALVHRRVL; from the coding sequence GTGTCCTCGCTCCCGCTCGAATCCGTCCCCCGGGCGCTCCCCACGCCCGCCCCCGCTCCACCCCTCTCCCCCGTCCCCTCGCCCGATCCGGGTCCCTCCCGCCTCCCCGCGGTCGGGCGCCCCGTCCGCTGGGCCGTGACCCTGCTCCCGCTGGCGCTGATCGCGGCCTGGGCGGCGGCCGACTGGCGGACCGTCCGCGACGGATCCGCCCGGCTGGCCGCCGCCGACCCCTGGTGGCTGCTCGCCGCGGTCCTGTGCACCTGCCTGGGCTGGGTGGCCGCCGCGTGCGTACGCCAGGGCGCCATCCCGGACCGGCTGCCGCCGGGACCGCTGCTCGCCTCGCAGTTCGCCGCCGGTGCCGCGAACCACGTACTCCCGGCGAGCATCGGCGCCCACGCCGTCACCCTGCGCTTCCTCCAGGGCCGGGGCATCCCCCTGGCGCGCGCCACCGCCTCGCTCGCGCTGTACTCCCTGGTCAGACCGATCGCCAAGACGATGGTGCTGCTGGTCTTCGTGGTGGCCTACCCGGATCTGCTGCACCTCGGTGAACTGGTCCCGGACGAACGGACCATGGCCCTGGTCGCCGGGTCCGTCGCCGCCGGGTTCGGCGCGGCCGCGCTGCTCGTGACGACCGTACGTCCGCTGCGCCGCCCGGCCCTGGACTGCGTACGCACCGCCCTGACCGACGTACGGCTGCTGCACCGGCGGCCCGCCCGGATCGCCGCCCTCTGGGGCGGGGCGGTCGCGACCCCGCTGCTCCAGGGCAGCGTGATCGCCACGGTCGGCTTCTCGCTCGGGCTCCCGCTGTCCTGGGCCCAGGTGGTGCTCGCCCTGCTCCTGGCCAGTACGGCGGTCGGGGCCGTGCCCGCGCCCGGCGGGATCGGGCCCGTGGACGCGGCGCTGGTGTTCACCATGGTCGCGTTCGGCGCCCCCGTGGGCATCGCGGCGGCGACCGTCGTCGGCTATCGCGTCCTGACGGTCTGGATACCGCTGCTGCCGGGCGCGCTGGTGCTGTCGGCCCTGGTGCACCGCAGGGTGCTGTGA
- a CDS encoding RpiB/LacA/LacB family sugar-phosphate isomerase gives MRISVSSDMDEPVARALVAELRERGHEVLAYGALEPGGDARWAVCSEAAARDVAAGRADQAVVCCWTGTGASLAANKVTGVRAALCTDAYTADGARRWNDANVLALGLRLTSGPLLKEILDAWFDAEPSTDADDRENVSHVAEIDRGGPPS, from the coding sequence ATGCGGATCTCCGTCTCCTCCGACATGGACGAACCCGTGGCCCGCGCGCTGGTCGCGGAACTGCGCGAGCGCGGCCACGAGGTGCTGGCGTACGGGGCGTTGGAGCCCGGGGGCGACGCGCGGTGGGCGGTGTGCTCGGAGGCGGCGGCGCGTGATGTCGCCGCCGGGCGGGCGGACCAGGCGGTCGTGTGCTGCTGGACCGGCACGGGCGCGTCGCTCGCCGCGAACAAGGTGACGGGCGTACGGGCCGCGCTGTGCACGGACGCCTACACGGCCGACGGCGCCCGCCGCTGGAACGACGCCAACGTACTGGCCCTCGGGCTGCGGCTGACGTCCGGACCGCTGCTCAAGGAGATCCTCGACGCGTGGTTCGACGCCGAGCCCAGTACGGACGCCGACGACCGCGAGAACGTGTCCCATGTGGCAGAGATCGATCGCGGCGGGCCGCCTTCATAG
- a CDS encoding LysR family transcriptional regulator has product MELRTLRYFVAVAEELHFGRAATRLHMSQPPLSRAIRRLESELGAALFDRSSAGVALTAAGALLLDDARDLLGRADRIRERVAAAAGAAPLTVGILGDSTDPGALRLAAAHRRLHPHVEVRVRETDLTDPTCGLRAGAVDIALTRGPFDETGLAVRELRADPVGALLRADDPLARRESLKLADLTGRRWFRFPAGTDPLWQSYWNGGEPREGLVVRAVQECRQAVLWNGTVGMTLLGHAPGRGLTVVPLIDMPPSRVVLAWNQGAANPVRDSFVRVAVAAYG; this is encoded by the coding sequence ATGGAGCTACGCACGCTGCGCTACTTCGTGGCGGTCGCCGAGGAACTCCACTTCGGCCGGGCCGCCACCCGGCTCCACATGAGCCAGCCGCCGCTGAGCCGGGCGATCCGGCGCCTGGAGAGCGAGCTGGGCGCCGCGCTGTTCGACCGGTCCTCCGCCGGGGTCGCCCTCACCGCGGCGGGGGCGCTGCTGCTCGACGATGCGCGCGACCTGCTCGGCCGGGCCGACCGGATCCGCGAACGCGTGGCCGCGGCGGCCGGTGCCGCGCCCCTGACCGTCGGCATTCTCGGGGACAGCACGGACCCGGGCGCGCTCAGGCTGGCCGCCGCCCATCGCCGGCTGCACCCGCACGTCGAGGTCCGCGTCCGCGAGACCGACCTCACCGACCCGACCTGCGGGCTGCGCGCCGGAGCGGTCGACATCGCCCTGACCCGCGGGCCGTTCGACGAGACCGGGCTCGCCGTGCGCGAACTGCGGGCCGACCCCGTGGGGGCGCTGCTGCGCGCCGACGATCCGCTGGCCCGTCGCGAGAGCCTGAAGCTGGCCGACCTGACCGGCCGCCGCTGGTTCCGGTTCCCGGCGGGCACCGATCCGCTCTGGCAGTCGTACTGGAACGGTGGGGAACCCCGCGAGGGGCTCGTGGTGCGGGCGGTGCAGGAGTGCCGGCAGGCCGTTCTGTGGAACGGCACGGTCGGTATGACGCTCCTCGGCCACGCGCCGGGGCGGGGGCTCACGGTGGTACCGCTGATCGACATGCCGCCGAGCCGCGTGGTGCTGGCCTGGAACCAGGGCGCCGCGAACCCCGTACGCGACTCGTTCGTCCGGGTCGCGGTCGCCGCCTATGGATGA
- a CDS encoding DoxX family protein, producing MTTDALEPAYWIVAGLLALFYLYGGGVKVVRSREGLRPMMAWVDSTPMPAVRAIGVIEVLGAIGLILPPLTGIAPWLAPVAATGFVVLQIGATGVHLRLGDRRIALNIVLLLTAAVTVCWATAWL from the coding sequence ATGACGACTGACGCACTCGAACCCGCCTACTGGATCGTCGCCGGACTGCTCGCCCTCTTCTACCTCTACGGGGGCGGGGTCAAGGTGGTCAGGAGCCGTGAGGGGCTGCGCCCGATGATGGCCTGGGTGGACAGCACACCGATGCCGGCCGTCAGGGCGATCGGCGTGATCGAGGTGCTGGGCGCGATCGGGCTGATCCTGCCGCCGCTGACCGGCATCGCGCCCTGGCTGGCCCCGGTCGCGGCCACCGGATTCGTGGTCCTGCAGATCGGCGCGACCGGGGTGCACCTGAGGCTCGGGGACCGGCGGATCGCCCTCAACATCGTGCTGCTCCTCACCGCCGCGGTGACCGTCTGTTGGGCGACGGCCTGGCTGTGA
- a CDS encoding ion transporter: MTDDAATHLPGTRRSRAALAARCRGVTEARWFGAAVFGLIIANALVLGIETYTGVVHHWHGQLKLVEHCFLAAFTVEILLRAGAHADRPREFFRDPWNLFDLAVVFSAFLPVVRENGTILRLLRLARVLRTARFLPQLRVFLVAVGRSLPGTMSFLIVGALLLYVYAMVGWVAFAESDPEHFGSLGRAVLTLFLLMTLDGLGDSVRAGLEISRWSIVYYASYVLLASFVLVNVLIGVVISSLDEARELEREQEEASGAAGVLPAVPVPVPVPTPLQLAGIEAERELRERIVTARRALDDLEAGLHRVFAPAPHEAERIAPAPATAPAPAPAPGPDPAPNPLTRGPHPG; encoded by the coding sequence ATGACGGACGACGCGGCCACACACTTACCCGGCACCCGCCGTTCCCGGGCCGCCCTGGCCGCACGCTGTCGCGGCGTCACCGAGGCCCGCTGGTTCGGCGCCGCGGTCTTCGGGCTGATCATCGCCAACGCGCTGGTCCTCGGCATCGAGACCTACACGGGCGTCGTCCACCACTGGCACGGACAGCTGAAACTCGTCGAGCACTGCTTCCTGGCGGCCTTCACGGTGGAGATCCTGCTGCGCGCGGGCGCCCACGCGGACCGCCCGCGGGAGTTCTTCCGCGATCCGTGGAACCTGTTCGACCTGGCCGTCGTGTTCTCCGCGTTCCTGCCCGTCGTCCGCGAGAACGGCACCATCCTGCGGCTGCTGCGCCTGGCCCGCGTCCTGCGCACGGCCAGGTTCCTGCCCCAGCTGCGCGTCTTCCTCGTCGCCGTGGGCCGCAGCCTGCCCGGCACCATGAGTTTCCTGATCGTCGGCGCCCTGCTGCTCTACGTCTACGCGATGGTCGGCTGGGTCGCCTTCGCCGAGAGCGACCCCGAGCACTTCGGCTCCCTCGGCCGCGCCGTGCTCACCCTCTTCCTCCTGATGACCCTGGACGGCCTCGGCGACTCGGTCCGCGCGGGCCTGGAGATCTCCCGCTGGAGCATCGTCTATTACGCCTCCTACGTGCTGCTCGCCTCCTTCGTCCTCGTCAATGTGCTCATCGGGGTCGTCATCAGCTCCCTCGACGAGGCCCGCGAACTGGAGCGCGAGCAGGAGGAGGCGAGCGGGGCGGCCGGCGTACTCCCCGCGGTGCCGGTGCCGGTGCCGGTGCCGACGCCGTTGCAGCTCGCGGGGATCGAGGCCGAACGCGAGCTGCGCGAGCGGATCGTGACCGCGCGGCGGGCCCTCGACGATCTCGAAGCGGGTCTTCACCGGGTCTTCGCGCCCGCACCGCACGAGGCGGAGAGGATTGCCCCGGCCCCGGCCACGGCCCCCGCCCCCGCCCCAGCTCCCGGTCCGGACCCGGCCCCGAACCCCCTCACCCGCGGGCCGCACCCGGGGTGA
- a CDS encoding tellurite resistance TerB family protein — protein sequence MALWDRIKDSASTMQNQLVAKKNDLKSGAFRDASMAMCALVAAADGTIDPSERRRVAQLIATNEVLQNFPADDLQRRFDANLDKLVADFDFGKVSVLQEIAKAKKKPAEARAVVQIGIVIGGADGDFDKTEQAVVREACFTLDLPPHEFDL from the coding sequence ATGGCCCTGTGGGACCGCATCAAGGATTCCGCGTCGACGATGCAGAACCAGCTGGTGGCGAAGAAGAACGACCTCAAGAGCGGTGCCTTCCGCGACGCCTCCATGGCGATGTGCGCGCTGGTCGCCGCCGCCGACGGCACGATCGACCCGTCCGAGCGCCGCCGGGTGGCCCAGCTCATCGCCACCAACGAGGTGCTGCAGAACTTCCCCGCCGACGACCTCCAGCGCCGCTTCGACGCCAACCTCGACAAGCTGGTCGCGGACTTCGACTTCGGCAAGGTCAGTGTGTTGCAGGAGATCGCCAAGGCCAAGAAGAAGCCCGCCGAGGCGCGTGCCGTGGTCCAGATCGGCATCGTCATCGGCGGCGCCGACGGCGACTTCGACAAGACCGAGCAGGCCGTCGTCCGCGAGGCGTGCTTCACCCTCGACCTGCCGCCGCACGAGTTCGACCTCTGA